The DNA window TATCGCAAGCCGAAACGTAGCGAAGGTACGTAGATGCTTTCACAAACCCAGTCCAGACCAGCGGCAAAGCGTTGACCAAGCCAGCTCAGCAGGAACCCAAAGGGCCGCAACGGATAAACCAGTACGGAGAGAAATCGAAAGAAACCGGTGTGTGTATGTGAAAGGTGACTAGGAAGAACAAACATGCTTTCCCAGAGCGAGATCAGCAACATGGCGATCACCGCCATCGGGATCACGGCCATGAATTTGCCCATCACGCCAGAAACGAAGAACATCGGCGCGAACGCGATCACCGTGGTCGAGACAGAGGCCGTGACCGAAGGGAATACTTCCAGGGTGCCATCGAGCGCGGCTTTCTTGAGTGGTTTGCCCATCGCCTTATGGGCATGAATGTTCTCGCCGATCACAATTGCATCGTCGACGACGATGCCAAGTGCCATCAGAAAACTGAACAACGACAGCATGTTCAGTGTTTGGTCGCCGAGAGCCAAGATCGCACCGGAGCCAAGGATCGAAACCGGAATACCGAGGGCAACCCAAAACGCCAGACGCATTTCCAAGAACAGCGTCAGGACTAAAAAAACCAGTGCGAGTCCCTGCAGACCGTTGCGTTTCAAAAGATCCAGTCGTCCACGAACTTCGGTGCTGGTGTCATTCCACACCTCAAAACGATAACCGGCAGGAAGCTCTTTGTCGGCGACGTAGGCGTAGACATCATCGACCATCGCCAGCAAGTCTTCGCTCTTGGAACGTTCGACGTTGACAACCATGGCGGGTTCGCCGTTGATTTCACCGACGCGTGTGCTGTCTTCGAATTCATCGCGGACTTCGCCAAGATCGCCGATCGTCAGGACGACGCCATCGCCACGGGTGACCAAAGGGATCTTGCGAATCTCGTCGCCGACGCGGCCTTTGCTTTTCGCGCGAAGCAAGATCTCTTGGCCTTCTGTTTTCATCTGGCCGCCAGGCAGTTCGACGTTGCGTTGGCGGATGATCTGCGCGACTTGGTCCAGCGTCAAGTCATGGCTGCGAAGTGTTGCTTCGGGGATTTCAACGTCGATTTGGTAAGGACGCGTTCCCATGATCGAAGCCGTGGAAACGGTTGGCAGCATCAGCACGTCGTCGCGAATTCCTTCGGCGATTTCGCGAAGTTTCAATTCTTCTTCACGGGTGCGGACATTCGGGCCGATCACCCCGATTCGGATCGCGGCATCACGAAACGTAATCTGTTGGACTTGCGCGTCTTCGGCGAGGTCCGGGAAGCTGGGAATACGATCGACTTCACGGTCGATCTCCGACATCACTTTTTGCACATTGCGGACATCGGATCGCAATTCGGCGAGCACGTACGCGCCGCCTTCGCGAGCGATGGAGGTGACCTTTTTAACGCCGCTGATTGGGCGGATCGCTTCTTCGATCTTTTGGCAAATCGCTTCTTCGCTGTCCTTCGGTGTCGCCCCGGGATAAGGAACCGACACCATCACGACTTCCAGCTCAAACTCTGGAAACATTTCACGACGCATCAAGAATAAGCATGTCCCGCCGATCAGCATCAAGGCGATCATCAGGACGTTCATTCCGGGGGCGTTATCGATCGCCCATTTGACTGCGGTTTTCATGGCGTTTGTTCAGCCCTCGCTGGCAATCCGGCCGGAGGGATCGAATCCAATGGGGACACGACCACTTGGTCTCCGTCCGCCAGGTTGGATCGTTTGGCTTCACACACCCAGTAGCGTTCGGCGGTTTGCAGTGACGGCGCAAGGTTGGGGTCGCGTGTTTTTTCGCCCGCAACGCGAAGTGATTCGATGGGGTAGACGGTTTGCGAATAGGCAACCAGTCCCGGGATCCAATTCGCCGGATCGAACGACTCGCTTTCGGCGTCGGCCTCCGAAGCTGCGACCTCGGCATCATTCACGAGCGTGTCTTGAGCTTTGTCTTCAGGGGAGCTGCTTTGTCCGTCGGCGGTTTTCGCCGCCTCTTCGGCTGCTTTTTCAGCTGCCTCGATAGCCTCTTGAAGGACCTTGGGATCGGGTTGGAATTTCCAAACGCGGTTACCAGGCCGGAGGGCGCGAGCGGGAATCACCACCAAGTCTTCGGTGGGTTGGAGCTGCAATCGGACGCTGACAAACATGCCACGCAGCAGCGTGGTCGCGCGGTTTGCGGTTTGTTCGCGTCCATCGGCATCGACATAGTGAGCTGGGTCGTCAACGACGATTCGAACGGGCACCGTCCGCGTGTTGGGGTCGATGCCCACGCCGTCAAATGAAACCAGCGTTCCCTTCCAGCGTTGCGTGGCACCTTCGCGTCCGGCAACGCTGTACTCGATGATCGCCGGGGTGTCTGGAAGGTCATACCCGCGATAGGCGTCGGCGATGGGCGATTCCGTCGAAGCGTCTCGATTACCCTGCTCAATAACCCAATGAAGTTGGTCCATTCGCATATTAGCGATCACTTCTGACTTGGTCACGTTTTCGATGATGACCAGCGCCGTCCCACGATTGACAAAGTTATTCACGTCGGCTTGCTCGCTGACGATCACGCCGTCGATCGGAGCGTTGACGGTGCAACGTTGCAGATTGACCTCGGCAACCTTCAATTGTGTCGCGGCCAATTGTTCACTGGCTTCTAACTTTGAACGCCGACGGCGGAGCGTTTCGATTTGGTTTTCATAAGTGAGTAATTGCTGGGTGGCTGCGAGCAACGAACTTCGTGCTTTGTCCAGTTCGCTTTTGCTTCCGAACTGGCTAAGACGCTGTTGGCGTTCGACTTCTTGCTGCTGAAGGCGTACTTCTTGGCGAGCCACCTCGAGTGATTTTTGTGTGTTGATGATTTCCTGGTCGACCTCACCGAGTGCCCGGTATTCCTGTTCACGCTGACGAGTCAACCGTTCGACTTCGAGTTCATAGTCGGTTGAATCAATCCGCATGAGGAGGTCGCCGGCGCGGACGCGTTGGCCCGCTTCGCAGACGTTGCTCTTGAAGACGATTCGTCCGGCGACCTCGGCGGAGATCTGTGCTTCTTGGTAAGGAACCACGGTGCCATCGATGACCAGCTCGAGTTGTTGCCCGGTAGACTGGAGCGACACAATCGTTTCGGTCGTCACGGCGGCCAGGCTTTCCAGCACCGCGTCTGGTGAGGTGTCCGGTGGCGGAAGAGGCGTCGCACTGGCTTCGCCAAGTGCCTTCATGACGACGACTCCGGCGACCAGGAGAAGAATTGGAATCGCAACGTTGAACAAGATCCATTGGTCAAGTCGCGGGCGTTTCCTGCGTTCGTTGTTCTTCGTTGTCGCTTTCGTAGTCCCCGATTCTTCGCCGGCGACGCGTGAAGGTCCGGGGGACGGTTCAGAATGCCGCGGCTGATCGGCGGTGATTGTCTGATGATCTTCCATCATCTTCTGTGGGGCTTCGTCGGAATCATTCGTCTGTGCATCATGGTCCATCCGGAGATCGCTCAGTTTGTCGATAAGTTGAATAGGACGCTCGTTGTCGCATCCAATGCGACACACGGTAGTGATCGTTCTTGTTCGGTCCTTGATAGGACGCGGACCGATAATTGGGACGCTACCATCGCCAGATAGCATGGCATCGACGGCACTCCTGGACACTGTGATCGGGTAACCATGGCCAGCCGATACGTGAATCCGCGACGTCGATTTCCGAAGGTAGTCATCGTCCGGTTGGGGGTGTCATCGCCCTCGAAGGGTTCGGAAGGATGGGGTCGAAAATGTGTCTCTACGTTGACGTATTTCCTACCGCCGAGTTCGTGCTTTCTTACCCCTGTTCCAAATCTTTCTGTTTCTTTTTTAAGGGATACAAAAAAGTTTAGTTAGACGTCGATGGTTAACCTCCGAAGAAACTTTGTTCTGCCATTCGACGGATTTCTTGGTAGGTGGTTCCCGTTTCTTCGGAGAGTCGAAACGCATCGTCTGACTCAACCTTAATTCGCTCATCGCCTCCCGGAAGTCGCACCGCCTTTGCGGCGACCCGACCGAGCGGTGTTTCGACCGAGATCTCGCGGCGTGGCAAAATGTCTCGTTCGACCAGTCGGCGGCGGACGCCGATTGCCGATGTGTGGCGGAATATCAACTCCTCCATCGATGCTAGTCGATCGGGGGCGGCGATCACCGACAACAAAATGCCGCTGCGACCTTTCTTCATCGTGCAGGCCGTCTGGGTGACGTCGAGGGCGCCAGCTTTGAGCAGCCGATTCGAGCAATTCGCGATCTGTTCGCCGGTCGTATCGTCAAGATTGGTCTCCAAAACCACCACATGGTCGTGTTCGATCGAGTCGGCCGTCCCAGTCGCCGCGTTTCCGGATACTTGCCCGGCAGAAGTTTGCCCGACAAGAATGCGTAGCAAATTGGGCTGATTCTCCAGGTCCATGGTGCCCGCACCGTAGCCGATCGCATCGATTGTCATACTTGGAACCGGGCCGAATCGAGAACACAGTTCCTTGATGATCGCGGCACCCGTCGGGGTGGTCAGCTCGCGTTTAATATCGCAGGTCGCGATCGGGACGCCTCGCAAAATTTCGGCGGTCGCCGGGGCGGGGATCGACACGGTTCCGTGGTCGATCGTGATTTGCCCTGTTCCGGTAGGAATTGCCGACGCCATTGCCGAGGCAATCCCGAGTTCGGTGGTCGCGATCGCAACTCCAACAATGTCGGCAATGGAATCGATCGCACCGACTTCGTGGAAGTGAACTTTTCGCAGCGTCGTTCCGTGTACCTTCGCTTCTGCCTCGGCGACATGCCCAAAAATACGCTTGGCGAGGTCTTTGGCCGCCGGCTCGATCTCGGCGGAACCGTCGATCATGTCGTGGATGTGGTGCAGATGTCGATGGGCTTTCTCGGGCGGATGCTCGATCCTGACGTATTTGCTGCGGAAACCACACTTTTTCACGTCTTCGGCCGTGATCGAGAGTTTTGGCAAGCCCATCGATCGTAGCGACGCTTCGATCCGTTCCACCGAAGCACCAAGATCGATCAACGCGGCCAGCGTCATGTCTCCGCTGATCCCGCTCAGACAGTCAAAATAAGCCGTTTTCGTCATGGGACGTTCATCCAAGTGAAGGTAGCAAGCAAATCCGTCGAGAAGATCAGAGTAAAACGTCCCGTCAAAAGGGGAAGTCCCCCCAGATGCCGTGGCGATTGCGATTCCGGTTGCGGCCGGGAGCGACGGCATCGAATCACGGCCGACTTGGCTACGATAGATCGGCCGACTTATTTAAGCGGCGGAAGTGCCAACATTTTTGGCCGTTCAATCTGTTTAGAGAGCATTTCGGTTCGGAACGCCGTTTGCCGTTGAACCCCGCGCGGAGATCGCTATACTCTGCGACCTTCACAAACAGCATCTTGCTGTGATTTTCACTTCCGAGGACGAGGTGAGAGTCGAAAAACGACACAGAAGCGTCCGTTTATTGTTCGCCCTGGACGCGATTGACAGGAAATAGACTCATGAAAGTTGTCAGCAGTATCGGAGCTCTCAAATACCGTCACCCTGACTGCCAAGTGGTGAAACGCCGCGGTCGCGTTTACGTGATCTGCAAGAGCAATCCCAAATTTAAGGTTCGCCAAGGCGGCGCGAAGGTCAAAAAGACTCGTCGCTAAGCCGAACGGGCGGCGCCTCTGTGACTGCCCACGATTGCCAAGAATAGTCAATGCCGCGTGAGTGCTCATGCGGCATTGTTGCTGCGCCGTCATCGCGTTTGGATTGCTGGAGAGTTTGCGGCGGCTCAGCCCTGGTGACCGGTTGCCGGATAATGAGAAGAGCTCAAAGATTGCGGCTACTGCCCCGGCAACACCCAGATGTTCGGGGGCGGCTCATCGGCTGACGAACGTTAGCCCCGGTCATTGCACCGTAACCGTGGCTAACCCTCTTTTCAAAGGTTGACGAAGTAACAGCCGGAGCGGTCCGCACGCTCGTTGGCGATTCACGCTTGGGCGAGTTCCGTGATCGCCTGCGAGAGCATCTTGTCCAGCCGTACTCGGCGTTTTGTCAGCGTCGCTTGTTGTCCCAGAATTGCAATCAGCGTGCTCTGGGCTGCAGACTCGATTTGATTCTCCGCCAGTCCGTCTCGAATCGATGTGAAAAAAGCTCGCTGCTGTGAGTCGGTGCAAGCTTTAGGGTTAGCGGGACAATCGGTTTTCCAAATGAGATTGCCTTCGCGATCAAAGGCTTGTCCGTTTGAGAGGTCCAGCGTTCCCTTGGTGCCGTGAATCGACTCACCCAGTGCGTTCCAACCCCGCGCGACCCGGCGGCACTGCGATAGTAGAGTGACGTCGCCGAAGTCATACTCGACGGTTTGATGATCAAAGACTTCGGTCTGTGGGCCTTCCATCGCGGCACGAACTTCTGACCAGCCACCTTGGCCTTGTGCGGCGAGTGGCATTTTCCCGAGTGCATGGTGAATCAGGTCCAGCCCTGCGACATGCTGCTCGACTAAGAAATCACCACCTTCGGCGAGAAAATGGTTCCAATTCTTGACCCGGTAGTCCTCGATTGCGTCACCGGATTGAGGTGAGCGTTTCCGCAGCGGTCCACCATTGCAGTACGCTTTTGCAAACACCGGATCGCCAATCAGGCCTTGCCTAAGTTGTTCGATCGATTGGATGAAGCGGCGATCGTACCGACGCTGGAACCCCACGTGGACGGTGAGTGAACGCTGTCGTGCCCGTTGGGCGACGGGATTGAGTGCAACGATATCGGCAAGGTCACCCGATAGCGGCTTCTCGATAAAGAGATGTTTGCCGGCGTCGACCAGTTTCGCGATTGCATCGGCACGGCCGACCGGAGGCGTTGCCAGATAGACCACGTCTACGTCCGCCGCGAGAAGTTGGCGTTGGCAGTCTTGACCGTTGGCACGAATGCAATCGTCGGCGATTAACGCTGCGTGGCGACCTTTAAGCATTCGATACATCGATTGGGTTTGTGACCCAAAGCGGTCAGCAAGCACGGCGACTTGAAGATTGAAACCGCTCAATCCCAGGGCTGAATTGGCGAGTTCCTTCGCTCGTCGCCCGCAGCCAAGAAAGCCTATACGAATGGGCTTCGCGTCTGCTTCCAGGTGATCGTCGGCGTGGGCGCTCGTCTGGGAACTGATTCCCCCGGCAATGGCACCGCCGGCAATGATCAAGCCACCGTCTTTGATAAAGCTGCGCCGAGCAAACGGCGATGAATCTTTCGACGATGCCGATTGTTTAATTGCCATGTTGATGGAAGCTTTAGATTCGGTGGGGAAGTTGGCGAGACGCGATTGATCGGGCCGGCGGGAATGGACGGATTCGACTTTGATTCAAGATTTGGATGATCGATCAGGCGAAGGCGGACGCTATGTGCACTGCGATATTTTGTGCACTGCGATATCTTATTAAACTCGATTCGGATGACTACCGCCGTGTTTGGTCTTCAACCTAGTGCGCCTTTTAGAACAAATGCCCGGGTTCGACGAATCAGCCGACGGTCGTTCGCCACGGCTGTTGCACCGAAGCCGTCGGAAACGCCAATCCGGTGATCCCAATTTCAGATGTTGGCCAAGCACTGGGGCGATTGGAATTTGCTTTGAAATTGACGATTGATTCGAAAGTACGAAAAGGGCAGTCCACTTTTCTTTGTCACAGTTGCGATGGGGAGGGGCAGCTTTGGCGACGTGAATAGCAACGGTCGCGCAATCGTGACGACTCTCTACGCGCCTTCGCGCATCTTTTGCCGGGCTCGACTGAGCAGTGGTCCGATCGAATTTTCCGATAGGCCGACGACTTGGCTGATCTCATGGTAGGACTTGCCTTCGAGATGGTACATCCGCACGATGTTCGATTCCTGCGGATCCAATCGTTGCATTAGGCGTTCGACTTCCTCGCGATCTTCGATCCGCGTCGCTTGAGAATCAGCTTGCAGATCTGATTCTTGAACGGCGACCATGTTTCGCTGGACAAGATCGGACAGACGCCGGGCAATGACCCGACGAGCGACAACCGTCAGGTAGGTCGCTAGTGAACTATTCCGGCGGAACCGTCGCAGGACCCCGCGGTCGTTCGCTAACAGGACCAAAAAAACCTCGGCGATCAGGTCGTCGCGGACAGAATCGTCAAGCTCGATCCCTCGCGACTGTGCCGTGTGGTTGGCGACGTGAATCACCAAGCCGAGGAATCGCTCAACAAAATCTTGCCAGGCGCGCGGGGCTCCATCGATGCAACGCTGGAGCAGTATTCGATCAATCTCTGAAAGACTCACGGTGCCGGTACCAGAAGGAGAGGCTCGTCAAAAGCCCGGGGTGCTGCGTAACTCTCCGGCGAGATCCTTCGCCCAGCAGACTCCCTCTATGTTAGGTAGGCGAGGGGCAAATCGCAAGCTTTTGAGAGTGGTCAGCAGGGTGATCGGCTCCCTTCACACGGTCGGGGGGATCCGATTTTGACGGTTACGGCATCCTCAGGGGCTAACCCTCAAATCACCGCAGTCGTTCACAAGTGACCTATGTTTACTCATTAAGAAAACTAGTCGCAAAGTTCAGCCCGCTTGACCCGATGACGCACCCCAACAGCCTGCCGACCAACGGTCCAACTAGTCTCGATCCGTCTGTCGGAGGAGTTCAATCAAGCATTGCCCCCTCGCAGTACTCCTCGGCATCCCCTGACATTGGAGGAATGCTTGCAAACCTGCAATTTGCCGCACAAGCGGTCTCTGGCGAGGCCGGAGCTGACACGGGGCAGAATGAGCAAACGGTGGTTGAAAACCGTCTCGCTGCGGTGCGTCTTGGGGTCGCGACATCGCTGTATTACGCGCTGCGAGCGAAGCACGCCGCGACAGCCGCACATGGGTTGCGTGTCGCGTTATTTTGCAGCAGCTGGTCCGAGGCGATGGGGTTGGAATCGGATCATCGAGACCGGATCGAAGTTGCGGCGCTTCTTCATGACGTCGGCAAGATTGGCGTTCCCGATCGAATTCTTCGTAAGCCTGGAAAATTAACCGTCGATGAACAGCTTGCGATGGACACTTGCCCGACGCAGAGCTGTCAGATCTTGCGAGGTTGCACCGGAGATCTCGATTTGTTGGACATCGTCCGCTACGGCGGTGTGTGGTTCGACAGCCGTCGAGACGATGAGGCGCCCAGAGGCGATGCGTTACCGCTGGGTGCGCGAATGTTGTCCATCGCCGACGCGTTTGACGCGATGACGACCGAGCAGGTTTATCGTCCCGCGATGAGTCGAGACGGCGCGATCGCGGAATTGGTCCGTGGTAGTGGGACGCAATTTGATCCGACCTTGGTCAATGACTTTAGCCGCTTGCTGGAATCAAAGCCAGAAATCTTACAAGGCACAATGGTGCATCGATGGCTACAGCAACTGCGCCCCGAAGACTCGCGTGACTATTGGACCGGGGCGACTTCGTTCTCTCCTGATCGACCTCGCAAGGCTCGGGGCGAAACTGTCCGCCGAGAAACGTTGTTCAACACTCAGTTGCACAAGTCACTCAAAGACGGTGTTGCTTACACCGATAGTGAGGGATCGATCGAAATTTGGAACGCGGCGATGGAGCGGATGACCGGTTTGACATCGGACGCGATGATAGGAAAACAGTGGTCGGCCACGGCGCTTCGGATGCGCGACGCAGATCGTGAGCTGGATGACCAACTGATTTGCCCGCTTCAAGAATGCCTTGATACCGGTGAATCAGTTCGACGCAGCATGGTGATCGAAACACCAGGAAGTGATCCCCTATCGGTGCATGTCGAAGTCGCTCCGGTGGTCGGACTAAAGCCAGGATCGATCGGAACCGTGATCGTGATTCATGACCTTTCGGATCGGAAAAATCTTGAACAGCGACTTAGTTCGTTACACCGACAAACACGACTTGACCCATTGACACGTGTTTCGAACCGCGCGCACTTTGACGAAACACTGGAGCAAATGGTTGAGCAGACGGCGAAGGGAGGCCCGACGTTCTCGCTGTTGATTTGTGATATCGATCACTTTAAACGTATCAACGATACCTACGGCCACCCTGCCGGCGATGACGCACTAAAGGTATTTGCAAACATTTTGAAAGCCCATAGTCGTGACGGCGATTTGGTCGCTCGGTACGGAGGCGAAGAGTTTTTATTGTTGGCCGCCTCGTGTGACAACGCGACTGGCGCCAAACGCGCCGAAGTGATTCGTCAAGCGCTCGAACAAACCGCGGTCGAATCACTTGACGGCGAGTGCATGACGGCAAGCTTTGGAGTGACCGAATTCCAGTCTGGCGATAGCGGCGAAACCGTGCTCGCGCGTGCCGACCGCGCACTACTAAAAGCGAAGGACAACGGTCGCAACCGGGTGATCCAGTTGGGGCTTGGAAAAATGTCCGAAGTCGCCGCCGAACCTCAGCGGGGCGGTTGGTTTGATTGGCTGACCGGCAACGACGAAAGTACGTCCACGGTTGTCGATATCTTGATGCCTGTCCCGATCGATTTGGCGATCGAAAAACTGCGTGGTTTCGTTTCCGATCATCATGCCGAGATCGTCAATGTCGCCGAAAATCAGCTTTCGTTGAAAGTTACGTCGCGTCCGACGCCCGGTGGACGCCGCCGCGTCGATCATAAAATCACCTTTCATGTCGTGTTGACGCTCAGTGCCGCCCAGCAAGACGAGATGCTGTCGCAAAACGCTGACCAAGCGAGCTTCACGAAAGTCCATTTGGAAATCAAGCCGATCCGCAATCGTGACCGTCGCCGCCGCGACCTCAACGATGCCGCGAAGGAGCTGGTGGCTAGTTTCCGCTGCTATCTGATGGGCGAGCTTCTGCCAAACCGCACGTCTTGATCAACCGTGACGTAGCGATGCGACCGCAACAGTGTTGCGATCGAAAACTGTGATGGCGACGACGATCTGCTATCGTAAGGACTCCACGTCGTCTGTTTGTCGTCGCATTTTGCCCATCGCATATGGCCGATCATGTCGCTTCGCATCCCTTTGATCTGCTCGATCGCTTGGTGTCACTTCTTTGGGTTCGTTTTCGGTTGTTCGCAGTTAAATGCGGAGGATCGAACGGTTGACTTTCGGAACCAGATCCTCGCTCACTTAACCCGACATGGTTGTAACGCGGGGGCCTGCCATGGAGCTGCCTTGGGGCGTGGCGGGTTCAAGTTGTCGTTGTACGGAAGTGATCCCCCGGCTGATTATGATGCGATTGTCCGCCAAGTCGGTGGCCGCCGAATTAATCTTGCCGAACCTACGCTCAGCTTGCTGTTGCTGAAAGCGACCGAATCGGTGGAGCACACGGGTGGGTTACGATTTGACGACCAAAGTGAATCTGCTCGCTCGATTCGAGACTGGATCGCGACGGGCGCGAGTTACCGATCGAGTCGAACATTCGACCGTGTCGAAGTGAGTCCGCATCGATCGGTGGTCCGCGACGAGACACAGCAAACGCAAATCAAAGCTGTCGCGCACTTCACGGACGGTAGCACGGCCGACGTTACAAATTTGACCGTGCTCGCGGCGGAGGATCCATCGGCGGTATCGATCGATGAAGACGGGCGCGCGACGGTCCATCGTGCCGGCCGGCATGTTGTCGTAGCGCGGTACTTGAACGAGGTCGTTCCGATCGAATTGTTGCGTCCGTTTGATCAACCGTTCAAGGACTCAGCGGACACAAACGACGAGCACTTTATCGATCGCGAGATCAATGCGATGCTTGCGACGTTGCGTTTAAACGGTGAACCACCATCAGACCGTTGGGCACTACGTCGCCGCTTGAGTTTGAATTTGGTCGGACGCCTTCCCGATTTTGTTGAATTGCCAATTGGTTGTGACGATCTGACGGGCACTGATCGTGATGCGGTGGCGGCATACGTCGATGCATTGATGCAGACAGACGCGTTCGCAGATTACTGGACATTTCAACTGGCATCGTTGCTGCGAGTTCGTCAACACAATGACGATCGGCAGGCGATCGAAACCTATCATCGCTGGTTGCGGCAGCAGGTCGCTGATGGTTTTGATTACCGTGAATTCGCGACCGCTCTGATCGGCGCGCTGGGCGACTCACGAGACGTCGGTCCGGCAAATTTCTATCGAACCGCGAATGGCCCTCGTCCGATGACGGAGTTCGTTAGCGAAGTTTTTTTAGCGAGCAGGCTTCGTTGTGCCAATTGCCACGACCATCCACTCGATCACTGGACTCAGGATGATTATCACGGGATCGCAGCGATTTTTGCAAAGGTCAGTGGAGGTCGTCAGATCGGACTCAATCCACGCGGGAACGTCACTCACCCAGGCACCTTACTACCCGCGGCGATGCGTTTGCCAAACGGCGAATCGCTTTCCGATCGTGGCGCGGCTGACGGAAACTCAAGCGACCCCCGGCGTCAGTTTGCCCGATGGTTGACCTCTCCTGAGAATCCTTACTTTGCCAACGCGATCGTCAATCGGCTTTGGAAACACATGATGGGGCGGGGATTGGTGGAGCCGGTTGACGATTTTCGTGCGACCAATCCGGCAACCCATCCGCAATTGCTACGCGTGCTCGCCGCGGATTTTGTGTCTCATGGATACGACCTTCGTCGAACACTGAAACAGATTGCGATCAGTACGACTTTCGCTAGGAGCGGTCGAAAATCTGGAACGCGTTCCGATACGCAGTTCTATTCCCATCGTCTTTCGACGCCAATGTCGCCAGAAGTCCTTGCCGATGCGATTTCCGATGTCGTTGGTGTGTCCGAACCCTTTGGGCAGGTAGCCGTGGGGACGCGCGCGATTAAGTTGATCGACCCTGAGACAAGTTCAACCACACTCGATGTGCTGGGGCGTTGTGATCGAAAGAGTAGTTGCGAAGCAGAAGTTCAAACCGGAAAAAGTCTCGCGCAAAAACTGCATCTGCTCAATGGTCCGCTTCTCAATTCGAGGCTATTTGCAAAGGGAAGTCGTCTTGACACCTCGTTCAACGTTTACGCTGCGGACCCAATCGTTGATGATCTGGAGATCGTGGATCAGTTTTACCGCGTGGCCC is part of the Roseiconus lacunae genome and encodes:
- a CDS encoding DUF1553 domain-containing protein, translating into MSLRIPLICSIAWCHFFGFVFGCSQLNAEDRTVDFRNQILAHLTRHGCNAGACHGAALGRGGFKLSLYGSDPPADYDAIVRQVGGRRINLAEPTLSLLLLKATESVEHTGGLRFDDQSESARSIRDWIATGASYRSSRTFDRVEVSPHRSVVRDETQQTQIKAVAHFTDGSTADVTNLTVLAAEDPSAVSIDEDGRATVHRAGRHVVVARYLNEVVPIELLRPFDQPFKDSADTNDEHFIDREINAMLATLRLNGEPPSDRWALRRRLSLNLVGRLPDFVELPIGCDDLTGTDRDAVAAYVDALMQTDAFADYWTFQLASLLRVRQHNDDRQAIETYHRWLRQQVADGFDYREFATALIGALGDSRDVGPANFYRTANGPRPMTEFVSEVFLASRLRCANCHDHPLDHWTQDDYHGIAAIFAKVSGGRQIGLNPRGNVTHPGTLLPAAMRLPNGESLSDRGAADGNSSDPRRQFARWLTSPENPYFANAIVNRLWKHMMGRGLVEPVDDFRATNPATHPQLLRVLAADFVSHGYDLRRTLKQIAISTTFARSGRKSGTRSDTQFYSHRLSTPMSPEVLADAISDVVGVSEPFGQVAVGTRAIKLIDPETSSTTLDVLGRCDRKSSCEAEVQTGKSLAQKLHLLNGPLLNSRLFAKGSRLDTSFNVYAADPIVDDLEIVDQFYRVALSRPMTSREQTYWKQQRHSLEDAAARKAWLEDFVWSLLNSEEFHSIR